A stretch of DNA from bacterium BMS3Abin08:
CTTCGTTAAAATTCATTATAGGCTCGTAGCCTATCAGTTGTTTTGCCTTGTCTATCGATGCCGGGAGCCGTGGTTTTGTATCCCATTTCCGGCGCTCTCTAAAAATAATATCAGCTTTATTCCCGGTCGCCTCATTCACCATCTTCACCAGATCCCTGATTCTGATCTCTTTTTCAGAGGCCAGGTTGAAATTCTCCCCTACTGCACTCTGGTAATAACCGGCTTTTATCAATCCCTGCACAAGGTCCAGCACATAGGTAAAGTCCCGGGGTTCCTCCCCCGTTCCTGTAACGGGGAGGGAAATACCCTTCATGGCCCAGTATATAAAATTAGGGATAACGTTCCTGGACTGTCCCGGCGCCTCACCAGGCCCGTAGGAATTGAAGAAACGGCAGTTTACGATTGGAAGGCCGTAATGATGGTCATAGAAATTACAGTACATCTCTCCCGTCATCTTGTTTATCTGGTACGGAGTGGTGAGGTGCATGGAGATGAATTCTTCCTTTAAAGGAAGTTTATGAATTTCTCCAACTGGGATATTTTTGAGTGATAGCCATCCTTGCACACCGGAGGTACAAAAGGGGGACATTAATTTCACCAGATAGCTTGTACCAGGTACTGGCTAATCCGGGAATTAGCTGTAAGAGATTCAACCAAAACTTACTGTTAACTTGTATCTTTTCCCGTCCTTATGTTATCTTAATTTAAAGAAAAAGACAGCAATATTAGGTAGAAGATGCAAAATGATATAAAAACTATAAAGCCCAAATATCTGGTTGATGAAAAAGGCAACAAGAAAGCTGTTGTTCTTAATATCAAGGAATATAAAAACACTATGGAAGTAATTGAAGACCTTGAAGATGCCAATGATCTTCTCAAGGCAGAGCGAGAAGCAACTTCTTTTATCCCTTATGACAGATTCCGCAAGACTTGGCTTAAAGATTGACCTATAAGGTTTATTGTCCCTTTGTTTCAATCACAAAAAGAAAGGCTTAATTCACTTTGCGATTTGACACTTGTTCTCATTTTTTCTAAATCAAACGCTTTTAGACTTTCACAAGTGGATCTTCAGAGACTTCTTTCCCTATCTCGTACAACCGTTCAGGAGCAATATCCGCTCCATTTGGCCAGCATAACGTATTGAGGTCAATAAAAAACTTTTTAAAAAATTCCTTATCCTCCAAGCTGGAAAAAACCCCGCCTCTTTTCACATAAGATTCCAGGGTTACTATTTTTACACTTCCATCATTGAATTTAAGTTTAATAGTATAGTCTTTTATATATTCAGCCTCTACTACATGAGGAATAAACTCCATAACCCCTCCTATCTTAAAGGTTCCACCCAGTTTAAAGGTTTACTTTCTCTGGCGCTTTCCCAATTTTCTTTAAGCTCTTTCTTATGCAGACTGCACCATTCTTTAATCAGTTTTTGAGCCCTTATCAGCATAAAACCTTTTATCAAGTTCCCTTCAAAGTCAAACATAGCTTCTAAACCTTCATATGACGCATGAAAATGTGGAGGCTTGTGGTCATCATAATACATATAAACAACAATTCCAAAAAACATAGATATTCTGGGCATAAATTTCTTTCACTTCAGTCAATATTCCTTAAATATTATATCATATTTATATGAACATATACTTACTCCTACGGGGTGGAGGTTTTCAGCAAATGGCATTTTCCTATTCCCTCCCTATCTTGAAATTGACTTACGACATACGACATATGACTTAATACTTTTGAGTGCAAAGCCAAGGAATTTTCTCAAGCATCGTCTCTGGCAAAGTCTGTCATTTACTTGCACCTATGGGGTGTAAGATGTTTTATACTGAAACTTTTACTTCCAATTATTTAAGAACTCAAATCTGTTCTTCATTTCTATAGCATTAAGTGAAAACCAGAGTTTCATGGACCGTTTTAGAAGGACTCCCGTCGGTAACTGATCAGATAGAATTATCCCCGCGTGTTCTTTTCCGACTTGCAAATATTCATTGTTTAGAACTATAAAATCTCTTTTATTATGAGTAAAAATTGTTCTTCCTTCTTTTGAGGCATAGATAAGCTGCTCTGGGTCTGATTGTCTATCGTTTCCGACCTGTTGTGTAGTAATTACATCTACTCCTCTATTCAGTAACGCCTGTGCAAAAGAGAATGGAACATCTTCATCAAGATAAAGTTTTATCCTCATTTCTGGATGAATTTTTTTATGTTCTCTTCACTGTCCTCATCTATCTCTTTGTCTATATCTTTCTGATTTTCATAATAGTAGGAGAGGGCATCATGAATCTGAGAAAGAGTAAGGTGTGGAAATTCTCTGGCAAGTTCTTCTGGTGAGAGTCCGAGTTTATAGTAAGCCACTATATTTGATACCCTTGTTCTTGTTCCAGCTATTATCGGCTTACCACTGCCTATACCTTCCCTTGAGGTTATATATGGATGAACAACTTCTGTAGACATATCCACCTCCAAATTAATGTTAATTTTTAAGTATAGCTTTTAGAAACAAACTAAATCAAATACTATCATGTTCTACAGATTGCCATATTCGTATTTATCCTATTCCATACATCATTCCATCTAACAGAAGGCACTTTCTCGTTGACTTCGTTGACATTACGCCATCCATCCCTACACCCCCGGGGTGTAAGTGTAAGTAAGGGTATCTTAGCTAACCATCCAGCTTTTTAGCTTGCCAGCTTTCTAATAATGCATAAATAATGGGTGTTGAAAATCTTTAATTTCTGAAGAAGATAGCAGGCAATCCAGGAAGAGGGGGCTACCATGCGTGTAATCGGTGGGGCGAGGGTGATGCGTTTAGGGTTTTTAAGGTTGTTCATGTGATAGTCATACCAGGGGATTATTCCGTCAGGGGTTAAAACCCTCACCATCTCCTTTGCTATTTGTTTCTTGAAAACCATTTACTTCCACCTACGAGGTGGAGGTAGGGTATGTTTTGTTATGATTCCAAGATAATGGGTATTGAAAATCTTCAATTTTTCAAGAAGATAGCGGAGTATAATTGAATAAGGCGCTATAAATCTTGCAAGGGGCGGATCCGAAACTCTTCATACTTTATCAAATTTGTAATAGCAAGAAAAGCACAAAAAGAAGCAGAAAGAATTCCACCAAGCAAATATCGTTCTCTTATTGATAAAACGATTCTTTTTCCTTTCCCCCAATCCAAGACCACGTAATTCTAAAAAACTTACAGAAAAAGAAGGCTATCGTATCCGTGCAGGTAATTATCGTGTTCTTTACACGATAGATGATGAGGCAAAGACTGTAGTTGTTTATAGAATAAAGATCAAAGGGAAATCTACTTATAAATAACCACACTGCTTCCCTTCAAACATCCCAACCCCCCATCCTATCCAGTCTGCGTGTATTCTGCGTGATATCATAGTATCTTGCAGGTTTATACTTGCTTAGCTTCAAGAAAAAGCTCATCTCACTTTCTTAACCCATTACCCAAATCTGCTTTAGGCTGAAATGGGTAAAAAGTCCTGTCTTCTCTCTGTGAGTGCTGCGGCTATAATAATTTGTCTGTAACTGTTTCCTTTGCGTCACTTCGTGGCTGAAAACAGCCTTGCCGCCACCTACGAGGTGTAGGCAAGAGGTTATCCTCTGGGGGAGCTTGGAGAGATTCTCGAAGAATAGACTTACTGCTTATTTATAAATTGGAAAATCTTTGATAACGGTTTTAATGCAAAAGTGATCGGATTCGGACTAAGTTCATTTACTTTCCATGCCCGATAATTTTCAGCAATTGCTCCCATCGTGTAAAGACCCGGGGTACTTGTACCCCCTGCCCTCATCTTGACAAGCACCATAGGAATATAAGCAACGCTCACATCATAGCTATACAAAAATCGAAGCATTAACTCATAATCAGCGGCTTCCCGGTATCTTGTAACCTTGCCGTGTGCCCTACTTACACCTCGCAGGTGTACACCTGCGAGGTGTAGGTGAAAGGTTACTTAATCAAAATACTTATGGTAGGAGTTTCCTTTATCCTTAAGTTCCTCAAACACTGAAAACCTCAATGGTGGGTTCTCCACTTTATAATACTTAAGCAGATTTAAAATTCTGTTATACTCCCTATCGCTCCTGAATATCTCATACCCCGCAATGCTTCTGGTAAAGACATGATATGTTTTCCCGTTTATTAAAGGATGTTTTCTCATAACCCTCCTACACCTCGTAGGTGTACACCTGCGAGGTGTAGGTGAAAAGCTTCTTTGACTTCTTTTTCAATCCATTTATACGTTATCTCTAATCCCTTTTTCAGAGGCATCGAGGGTTTCCAGCCTAATTTCTCTTCTATTAATCTGTTATCCGAATTTCTTCCTCTAACACCCAGTGGGCCGGGGATATGTTTTATAGACAGCTTTTTTCCTGCAATCTCCGCTATTCTTTCCGCCGGTTGATTTATTGTTACCATCTCCTCTGAGCCAATATTGACAGGATCTATACAATGGTCCAATCTTACCGCCACCTACGAGGTGGAGGTTTTTAGGGTAGTGGTGACCAAAAGTGCTTTGGGCTGAAATGGGTAAATAATGTGCCGGTGGACCCGACCGAACCCCTATTTCAAAATGAAGAATAATTCCTTCTTTAAATCAATTGAATCTAATGCTTTCTCTATCCCTAAGCTCTACTATAAAAACATCAGATCCCTTTGAACATTTTATCTTCATAAACTCCACCTCCTTCAAAATAATGCTTTGAAGTTCGCATTAAGCTTTTTCGATTTCGTTAAAGAATTCCCTTGTTGTACTGACTTTGATCACAGTCTCAACTTTATCTGTAAAGAAATGGGAATCACCCGTGAGCAAATAATCCACATTTGCATAAAGTGCTGCAGCCAATATTGGCATATCCTTTTTATGAGTTATAAGTTCTTTTGCTTTTACAAGTTTCTCCTTGTACCTCTCCCTTGACAAGATCTCTATATCGTATAATGCCCTGTCTATCTCTAATAGCGCAATTTCAAGGGTACGTTCACCAAGGTACTTAAGCTTCTTTTTAGCAATCTCCTTAAGTTCCTCAACTACATCCTCACTTGTTATCAGGTCCAGTTCTATCATATCTAATATCCTGGTTTCATTGCCCTCAAAGAAGATACCAGAGACAAGGATATTAGTGTCCAGGAATATTCTGTATCTCATTTCCGGATATTCTCAAGCTCTTTTAACATAGAAACCTTGGTGATACCTTCTCTCTTAATAAGCCATCTTAGATATGCCCTGCTTTTTTTAGCGTAGGTCTTCTTGAGAGCAGTATTTATTGCCTCCGAAATATCCTGAAATATTCCAAGTCTAACTTCTTCTTCTAACTTTTTATACAAATCGTCCGGTATATCCGTGGCTACCTTTGGCATACTGATCACCTCCTGCAGATTTTAAAACATGTTATAATTATATCATAATTACAGGAAACTCAATCCAATGTGTAATCCTCACAACCCTACCTACACCTCGCAGGTGTACACCTGCGAGGTGTAGGTGGAGGTACTATTCTTTGCTTCTTTAACCTCTTTTTCAATCCATTTATACGTTATCTCTAATCCCTCAATGGTCCAATCTTACCGCCACCTCGTAGGTGGAGGTAAACGGTCAAAACAAACACGCACACGTGTATTTGTTTTTGTCTGACGATTACTATGCCGGATAAAACCGCCACCTACAAGGTGGCGGTTGGGAGCCTCGGCTTGGTGTCCCATTTCCGCCGTTCTCTAAAAATAATATCAGCTTTATTCCCGGTCGCCTCATTCACCATCTTCACCAGATCCCTGATTCTGATCTCTTTTTCAGAGGCCAGGTTGAAATTCTCCCCTACTGCGCCCGGGTAATAACCGGCTTTTATCAATCCCTGCACAAAGTCTAACACATATGTAAAGTCCCGGGTTTCTTCCCCCGTTCCTGTAATAGGAAGGGGAATACCCTTCATGGCCCAGTAAATAAAATTAGGGATAACGTTCCTGTACTGTCCCGGCGCCTCACCAGGCCCGTAGTAATTGAAGAAACGGCAGTTTACGATTGGAAGGCCGTAGTGATGGTTATAGAAATTACAATACATCTATCCCGTCATCTTGTTAATCTGGTATGGAGTGGTGAGGTACATGGAGATAAATTTTTCCTTTAAAGGAAGTTCCGGATATGACCCATAGATCGCACAACCACTCGAAGCGTATATGAGTTTTTCCAGCCGGGATATTTTTGAGTGATAGTAATCCTTGCACCCCGGAGGTGCAAGGATTGGGGCCGAAGACCCCTTTATTTTCGATAATGCTTTGTTATGGCTATTACTTCTACGAGTTCTTCCTCCTTAACGATAAACAGGGCTCTGTACTTCCTGTCTATTCTGAACGAATAAATGAGACGATGTTTTGGTTTGAGAAGTTCAGTATGCAAAGAAGGATGTGAGGGGTCTTTTTCAAATAACTCTATGGCCTTTTGCCATTTCTTTTTAAGTGCGTGTTTGTTAATGTATTCATAAAGATCATCCCGGAGATCCAAAATGCGCGGCATGGGTCCTACTTATACACAGAGGATTTTTTCAGCCCTTCCTCTAAATCCCGCAGAAAACTATCTTCATATAAATCCGCATCCGCAAAATCGGCCAGGATATCTTCTATCTTGTCTTTCTTAAATGGTTGGAGTTCTATCGGCTTCTTTTTCTTTAGTGATGCCGATAGTTTATTTAACAATTTCTTTTGCTCTTCCAATGTAAGGCTATCAATAAGAGACAGAAGTACTTCTACGGAAATTTCTATCTCCCTTTCCTTGGTAACTGTTTCTTTGACTATTAATCTGCCCATAGCTATACATCCTGTGTCATAATTTTATATTCATTTTAGCATCCAATATCTGTAGAAAGCAATATGTATCCAGCAATTCTGAATCCCTCCTTGCCATATGGTTTAAACAGCCTTACTTCCACCTACGAGGTGGCGGTTTTTGGTGGGGTCCCGAAGTTATAGGTTTATAATGGATTACATTACCCAAATTTGCTTTGAGCTGAAATGGGTAAAGACTCTACAAATATCATTTTTTCTGTTTGTGCAACAAATTCTTAACCAGTTTAAAACTCTGTATTTATTTGCCGGGTTAATAGCACAGAACTTCCTGATGCGGATGCTGCCGATTGGATATTTTTTGCCTGTTATATAAAAAGAATGTCGGAGGTATTAACCGGGAGTCATTAATTCAATATTATCTTTTAATTTCACCAGATAGCTTGTACCAGGTACTGGCTAATCTGGGAATCAGTTGTAAGAATGGGTAGATCTTCTAACTGAGCCTGAGCAATAATCATTCGGTCAAAAGGATCTCTATGATGGTTCGGTAGTGAATAGACACGGAGGGCATGACCCATCTGAATAGGCAAACTCTGAATTGCATTGAGAAACAATTGTTCTGAAATAAAAAGCTCTGGTTTATCAGGCAATTTTATTCTACCGAGTTTAGCTTTAATCGCTATCTCCCAGCCAGAAGCAGCACTTAGAAATAGTTCATTATTACCATCACTAATGATTCCACGGACATGAGACGATAGTTTAGGGTCATCCGTAATCCACCACAAGAATGTGTGCGTGTCAAGCAAGGCCTTCATTGCTCAAATGTGTCCAAGACAGCCTCAGGAAGCGGAGCATCAAAATCCTCTGCAACAAAAATCTTCCCTTTCGCTGTCCCGGCCACACGCTTCTTTGGTCGTTCCACTATGGGAACCAGTCGGGCAATGGGTTTACCGGCCTTGGCAATAATAATTTCTTCTCCACTACTTACTCTTGCCAAAAGCTTGGAGAACTGAGTTTTTGCATCATGAATATTAACCGTAATTATCATTTATTTATTATAGACTAAGTCATAGACTAAGTCAACATAAAAGTTTTCGCACCTGCGCTAAGATCTAATCATCAAAAGATGAATACTTGCACCCACAAATGGGGCTCCATTTGCCGTCTCTGGGATTGGCATACTTATACGGGGCGACCCAAGACCTTTGCCGCCAGGAGCTTTCTCTTTAAACTTCAAGGGTGCGGTCTTATAACCTTGCCGCCTGTCAGAGCGGAAATGAGACGGCCTCCCCGTTGCCCAGCCACAAATATGTCTATGCCTGCTTCCAATCCCGAGCTTATCTCTTTTGCACTGTCTGAACTTAAACCTCTGACTGTAATAATTCCCGAAACCGGTTCCTATGAAGAAGCCTGTTTTACCTGGTATCTGAGCAGGCATCATTACCTCGGATTCCATAGTGTTGGAGAAAACATGAAGTATCTTGTCAAAGACCGCAACGGACTGGATATTGCCTGTCTGCTTTTTGGTTCCGCAGCCTGGAAGACTGCTGCCAGGGATAACTTCATCGGCTGGAGTGAACCTCTCCGGCAGCGCAACATTAATCTGATGACCAATAATAGCCGCTTTCTCATTCTGCCATGGGTCAAAGTTCCACATCCGGCAAGCCATATCCTGGGCCTTATTATGCGCCGTATTGTTGCCGACTGGCAGAATAAATATGCCCATCCCCTTCATCTTGCAGAGACCTTTGTTGAGCGTAACAGATTCAGGGGCACCTGCTACAAGGCTGCCAACTGGATTTATGTCGATCATACCCGAGGACGAGGACGGCAGGACCGTTATAACGCCTACGGTCTTCCTGTTAAGGATATCTTCCTCTATCCTCTGAATCCCAACTTCCGGGAGGCGCTGTCCTGCACCCGAAAAGGACCTCATGTTTAAACGTCAAGACCTTATTAAAATAGCTCAAACCAACCCTATGGCCCTTGTTGATATTATCATGGAACTTCAAAAACAACTTCTGAAGCTTCAACAACGTGTTGAAGAACTTGAAAACAGACTTAACTAAAACAGTTCCAACAGTGATAAACCTCCATCTTCAGACGGTCTGAAAAAAACTAAAAGCCTTCGCAAACAAACCGATAGAAAACCGGGCGGACAACCCGGCCATCAAGGCTCTACACTTAAGCGTATTGCCAATCCTGATCATATCGTTACCATTAATATCGATCATGCTGACTGCTGTACTGATCCTTCTGTGCACATTATCGATTATGAATGCCGTCAGGTATTTGAACTGCCCAAACCAAAACTCGAAGTCACCGAATACCGTGCTGAAGTAGGATTATGCTCAAACTGCAGCAAGGTCTCACGTGCAAAGTTCCCCGGTCAGGTTACTGCTCCTGTGCAATACGGCCAACAATTTCAGTCCCTCCTTGTATACCTGCATCATCAACAGTTCCTGCCTACCAATCGTATAAGCCACTTATGTGATGACCTCTTCGGATACCCTGTTAGTGAATCCATTGTCTTTCAGGCCGCTTAAAAATGCCATGATAACCTTGATGACTTCCAGCATGCCCTCATCAATCAACTGATTAAAGCCCCTTTTGTTCATGCTGATGAATCAGGCATCCGCGTTGCAGGTAAACTT
This window harbors:
- a CDS encoding PIN domain protein, whose amino-acid sequence is MKALLDTHTFLWWITDDPKLSSHVRGIISDGNNELFLSAASGWEIAIKAKLGRIKLPDKPELFISEQLFLNAIQSLPIQMGHALRVYSLPNHHRDPFDRMIIAQAQLEDLPILTTDSQISQYLVQAIW
- the rffG gene encoding dTDP-glucose 4,6-dehydratase 2, with product MYCNFYNHHYGLPIVNCRFFNYYGPGEAPGQYRNVIPNFIYWAMKGIPLPITGTGEETRDFTYVLDFVQGLIKAGYYPGAVGENFNLASEKEIRIRDLVKMVNEATGNKADIIFRERRKWDTKPRLPTATL
- a CDS encoding PIN domain protein — encoded protein: MRYRIFLDTNILVSGIFFEGNETRILDMIELDLITSEDVVEELKEIAKKKLKYLGERTLEIALLEIDRALYDIEILSRERYKEKLVKAKELITHKKDMPILAAALYANVDYLLTGDSHFFTDKVETVIKVSTTREFFNEIEKA
- a CDS encoding hypothetical protein (antitoxin of toxin-antitoxin stability system N-terminal) gives rise to the protein MIITVNIHDAKTQFSKLLARVSSGEEIIIAKAGKPIARLVPIVERPKKRVAGTAKGKIFVAEDFDAPLPEAVLDTFEQ